Proteins from one Anastrepha obliqua isolate idAnaObli1 chromosome 2, idAnaObli1_1.0, whole genome shotgun sequence genomic window:
- the LOC129238180 gene encoding uncharacterized protein LOC129238180, which produces MRFILLALGIFVALFAFASSARVCKIDTRNCRRTRNVCGRFGQSNLCNRFSTLCDLQSANCQQTAQYKQVAASLCGSIASGSRGLCSSTSTSGNYTSWK; this is translated from the exons atgCGTTTCATACTTTTAGCGCTCGGCATTTTCGTGGCACTTTTTGCGTTTGCTTCGTCCGCGCGCGTTTGTAAGATTGATACGCGCAATTGCAGGCGTACACGCAACGTTTGCGGACGCTTTGGACAATCGAATTTATGCAACCGATTCAGCACATTGTGTGACTTGCAATCGGCCAATTGTCAGCAGACAGCAC AATATAAGCAGGTAGCAGCTTCATTATGTGGCAGCATAGCAAGCGGTTCGAGAGGCTTGTGCAGTAGTACTTCCACTAGTGGCAACTATACAAGTTGGAAATAG